The following coding sequences lie in one Cronobacter universalis NCTC 9529 genomic window:
- a CDS encoding sensor domain-containing phosphodiesterase, with amino-acid sequence MRVSRSLTIKQMAMVSAVSVFFLFIFSVVLLFHFVQSHRYHTAMQMESIARSVRQPLSAAILKANIPEAEAILREIKPAGVISRADVVLPNQFQALRMRFTPERPIPVTLARVFELPVQISLPLYSLERPANPQPLAYLVLQADSWRLYRFIINAISTLLTTFLLLALILSVAITWCINRLILHPLRDITRTLSALDAHELAHHQLAIPRLHQDDEIGMLVRTYNRNQQALARQVDEARTSGTRFPLTGLPNQALLTALLEQTVAGGGATALLYVACEPLRDVDESQREALQLARVDKLRSVLTPRMVLAQISQDDFAIIAHGVKTPEHAVTLTQQLLAALNEPLESESVAHTGPASIGVAMFDGRQSASTLWQSAISAALDARRDGVNQVAFFGESPANTPESAMQNALARRQYAVWLQPQVDMRNGNIVGAEALLRERQPDGDWTLPVGFIDNIESSGLIVTVGDWVLEEACQLLARWQAHGITLPLSVNVSSLQLLKRDLVQTMLQRLERYAIKPGTLILEMTESQRIDDTEAAIAILRPLREAGVRIALDDFGMGYSSLSQLQKMKALPVDSLKIDKSFIDSLPDDDSVVSAIISMAKKLNLELVAEGIQNEAQRDWLLNAGVTVGQGYLFGKAATPAAFEDAWLSAP; translated from the coding sequence TTGCGAGTCAGTCGTTCCCTCACGATTAAACAGATGGCGATGGTTTCGGCCGTTTCCGTCTTTTTTCTTTTTATTTTCAGCGTCGTTTTGCTGTTTCATTTCGTGCAGTCGCATCGCTACCACACCGCCATGCAGATGGAGAGCATCGCCCGCTCGGTGCGCCAGCCGCTCTCTGCGGCTATCCTGAAGGCCAATATCCCGGAAGCGGAGGCGATCCTTCGCGAAATCAAACCCGCCGGCGTGATAAGCCGCGCCGATGTGGTGTTGCCCAATCAGTTCCAGGCGTTGCGCATGCGCTTTACGCCTGAGCGTCCCATTCCGGTGACGCTCGCCCGCGTCTTTGAGCTGCCGGTGCAGATCTCCCTGCCGCTCTACTCGCTGGAGCGTCCCGCCAACCCGCAGCCGCTTGCGTATCTGGTGTTGCAGGCCGACTCCTGGCGCCTGTACCGCTTTATCATCAATGCGATTTCGACACTTCTGACCACCTTCCTGCTGCTGGCGCTGATCCTCTCGGTGGCGATCACCTGGTGCATAAATCGCCTGATCCTCCACCCGCTGCGGGATATCACGCGCACGCTGAGCGCGCTGGACGCCCACGAACTGGCGCATCATCAGCTCGCCATCCCGCGCCTGCATCAGGATGATGAGATCGGCATGCTGGTGCGCACCTATAACCGCAACCAGCAGGCGCTGGCGCGGCAGGTCGACGAGGCGCGCACCAGCGGCACCCGTTTCCCGCTCACCGGCCTGCCGAACCAGGCGCTGCTCACCGCGCTGCTTGAGCAGACCGTGGCGGGCGGCGGCGCGACGGCGCTGCTGTATGTGGCCTGCGAGCCGCTTCGCGATGTCGACGAATCGCAGCGTGAGGCGCTCCAGCTCGCGCGCGTCGATAAGCTGCGCTCGGTGCTGACGCCGCGTATGGTGCTGGCGCAGATAAGCCAGGACGATTTCGCGATTATCGCGCACGGCGTGAAAACCCCGGAACACGCCGTGACGCTGACGCAACAACTGCTGGCGGCACTTAACGAACCGCTGGAATCGGAAAGCGTCGCCCATACAGGGCCGGCAAGCATTGGCGTGGCGATGTTCGATGGCCGCCAGAGCGCGTCGACGCTCTGGCAGAGTGCGATTTCCGCCGCGCTCGACGCCCGGCGCGACGGCGTCAATCAGGTGGCGTTTTTCGGCGAATCCCCGGCCAACACGCCGGAAAGCGCGATGCAAAACGCGCTGGCGCGCCGTCAGTACGCTGTCTGGCTGCAACCGCAGGTGGATATGCGCAACGGCAACATTGTGGGCGCCGAAGCGCTGCTGCGCGAGCGCCAGCCGGACGGCGACTGGACGTTACCGGTGGGCTTTATCGATAACATTGAGTCGAGCGGGCTTATCGTCACCGTGGGCGACTGGGTGCTGGAAGAGGCGTGTCAGCTGCTGGCGCGCTGGCAGGCGCACGGCATTACGCTGCCGCTGTCGGTAAACGTATCGTCATTGCAGTTGTTAAAACGCGATCTGGTGCAGACGATGCTGCAACGGCTGGAGCGTTACGCCATTAAGCCCGGCACGCTGATTCTGGAGATGACCGAAAGCCAGCGCATCGACGATACCGAAGCCGCTATCGCCATTCTGCGTCCTCTGCGCGAGGCGGGCGTGCGCATCGCGCTGGACGATTTCGGCATGGGATATTCCAGCCTGAGCCAGTTACAGAAGATGAAAGCGCTGCCGGTGGACAGCCTTAAAATCGATAAGAGCTTTATCGACAGCCTGCCGGACGATGACAGCGTGGTGTCAGCCATCATCAGCATGGCGAAAAAGCTTAACCTTGAACTGGTGGCGGAAGGCATCCAGAACGAGGCGCAGCGCGACTGGCTCCTGAACGCGGGCGTCACGGTGGGCCAGGGCTATCTTTTCGGCAAGGCGGCGACGCCTGCGGCGTTTGAAGACGCATGGCTCTCCGCACCGTGA
- a CDS encoding dicarboxylate/amino acid:cation symporter, with translation MKLSIFKSLYFQVLTAIAIGILLGHFYPELGAQMKPLGDAFVKLIKMIIAPVIFCTVVTGIAGMESMKAVGRTGAVALLYFEIVSTIALIIGLVIVNVVQPGAGMNVDPATLDAKAVAVYAEQAQQQGIVAFLMDVIPSSVIGAFASGNILQVLLFAVLFGFALHRLGRNGQLIFNVIESFSQVIFGIINMIMRLAPIGAFGAMAFTIGKYGVGTLVQLGQLIVCFYITCILFVVVVLGSIARATGFNIFKFIRYIREELLIVLGTSSSESALPRMLDKMEKLGCRKSVVGLVIPTGYSFNLDGTSIYLTMAAVFIAQATNSHMDIFHQVTLLVVLLLSSKGAAGVTGSGFIVLAATISAVGHLPVAGLALILGIDRFMSEARALTNLVGNGVATVVVAKWVKELDEKQLHDTLNNKNSAAKTQQISS, from the coding sequence ATGAAACTCTCTATTTTCAAAAGCCTTTATTTCCAGGTATTGACCGCAATAGCCATCGGGATATTGCTTGGTCACTTCTACCCTGAGCTTGGCGCGCAGATGAAACCGCTGGGCGACGCCTTTGTGAAGCTGATTAAAATGATTATCGCGCCGGTGATTTTCTGTACCGTCGTAACCGGCATCGCGGGTATGGAAAGCATGAAGGCGGTGGGGCGCACGGGCGCGGTTGCGCTGCTCTATTTTGAAATCGTCAGTACTATTGCGCTGATCATAGGTCTGGTCATTGTAAACGTGGTTCAGCCGGGCGCTGGCATGAACGTCGATCCGGCGACCCTCGACGCCAAAGCCGTCGCGGTCTATGCCGAACAGGCGCAGCAGCAGGGCATCGTCGCGTTCCTGATGGATGTCATTCCTTCAAGCGTTATCGGCGCGTTCGCCAGCGGCAACATCTTACAAGTCCTGCTGTTCGCCGTGCTGTTTGGTTTTGCGCTGCACCGCCTTGGCCGCAACGGCCAGCTGATTTTCAACGTGATTGAGAGCTTCTCGCAGGTCATTTTCGGCATCATCAACATGATTATGCGTCTCGCGCCCATCGGCGCATTCGGCGCGATGGCGTTTACTATCGGTAAATATGGCGTCGGCACGCTGGTGCAGCTCGGACAGCTGATCGTCTGCTTCTACATCACCTGTATTCTGTTCGTGGTGGTCGTGCTGGGCAGTATCGCCCGCGCCACCGGCTTTAACATCTTCAAATTCATTCGGTATATCCGCGAAGAGCTGCTGATTGTGCTCGGTACGTCGTCATCGGAATCCGCGCTGCCGCGTATGCTCGATAAGATGGAAAAACTGGGCTGCCGTAAATCGGTGGTGGGGCTGGTTATCCCAACCGGCTACTCGTTTAACCTCGACGGCACCTCGATTTACCTGACGATGGCGGCGGTGTTTATCGCCCAGGCGACCAACAGCCATATGGATATTTTCCATCAGGTAACGCTGCTGGTGGTGCTGCTGCTGTCGTCGAAAGGCGCAGCGGGCGTGACGGGCAGCGGGTTTATCGTGCTGGCGGCCACCATTTCCGCCGTCGGCCATCTGCCGGTGGCGGGGCTGGCGCTGATCCTCGGCATCGACCGATTCATGTCTGAAGCGCGCGCGTTAACCAATCTGGTAGGCAACGGCGTGGCGACGGTCGTGGTGGCGAAATGGGTGAAAGAGCTTGATGAAAAACAGCTGCATGACACCCTGAATAACAAGAATTCTGCCGCCAAAACGCAGCAAATCTCCTCCTGA
- the bcsB gene encoding cellulose biosynthesis cyclic di-GMP-binding regulatory protein BcsB encodes MKRKLSWMCAVAVGMSLLPGAYGAPEATNDPNATAAPTAPVVAPATQGVMTATPARTEALTPATPPVAGTEPAPATEGAVLGQVMPGVEGAGAPVVQDGAPARDVTLSFASIAPPPGSMVLKGLNPDGFIEFGMRSDEIISKATLNLTYTPSPSLLPVQSQLKVYLNDELMDVLPVTKEQLGKKTTAQVPIDPLYVSDFNRVRLEFVGHYRDVCENQASNTLWMDIGRNSALNLTIQTLQLQNDLSHFPVPFFDSRDNRPLELPMVFAGAPDLATQQAASIVSSWFGSRSGWRGQRFPVLYNALPTRHAVVFATNDKRPDFLRDLPPAKGPMVRMMSHPQTPWVKLLVIEGRDDHDLLQAARGIAQGSLLFRGDSVEVGEVKPLLARQPYDAPNWVRTDRAVTFGELKNYEEQLQATGLEPNPISLTLNLPPDLYLLRSNGIDMRLNYRYTSPATRDNSRMDISLNNQFLQSFTLMPKDETNRLMLRLPLLQGLLDGKTEVTLPTLRLGAANQLRFDFEYTNPLPGGTLDNCVTFQTVPNRVVVGDDSTLDFSNYHHFIAMPDLRSFANAGFPFSRMADLSDTLIVMPKQPNPAQLTTLLGAAGTIGAQTGFPAVNLTITNDGGDMQNKDADILVIGSLPASLKDEKRIDMLVNATQSWVKTPTRDVTLIDTDDRDRQPQVQTQVTSSGPMAAVVGFQSPYHDQRSVVALLADSPRGYELLNNALNDSGKRAAMYGSVAVIRESGVNSLRVGDVYYVGHLPWFDRIWYALANHPILLAIFAAISVVLLAWVLWRLLRILSRRRLDPGNHE; translated from the coding sequence ATGAAAAGAAAACTCTCCTGGATGTGCGCCGTGGCGGTTGGAATGAGCCTGTTGCCTGGCGCCTACGGCGCGCCTGAAGCCACCAACGATCCCAACGCCACCGCCGCGCCGACCGCGCCGGTGGTCGCCCCTGCGACTCAGGGCGTGATGACCGCCACCCCTGCGCGTACCGAGGCGTTAACGCCCGCCACGCCGCCGGTGGCAGGCACCGAGCCTGCGCCTGCGACGGAAGGGGCGGTGCTCGGCCAGGTGATGCCGGGCGTTGAAGGCGCCGGCGCGCCCGTCGTCCAGGATGGCGCGCCCGCGCGCGACGTCACGCTCAGTTTCGCCAGCATCGCGCCGCCGCCGGGCAGCATGGTTCTTAAAGGCCTTAACCCGGACGGTTTTATCGAATTCGGGATGCGCAGCGATGAAATTATCTCTAAAGCGACGCTGAACCTGACCTACACCCCGTCGCCGTCGCTGCTGCCGGTACAGTCGCAGCTGAAGGTTTATCTGAACGATGAACTGATGGATGTCCTGCCGGTGACCAAAGAGCAGCTTGGCAAGAAAACCACCGCCCAGGTGCCTATCGATCCGCTCTATGTCAGCGATTTCAACCGTGTGCGTCTGGAGTTTGTCGGCCACTATCGCGACGTGTGCGAAAACCAGGCCAGCAACACGCTGTGGATGGATATCGGACGCAACAGCGCGCTGAACCTCACCATCCAGACGCTGCAACTGCAAAACGATCTGTCGCACTTCCCGGTGCCGTTCTTTGACTCGCGCGATAACCGCCCGCTGGAGCTGCCGATGGTGTTTGCCGGGGCGCCGGATCTCGCGACCCAGCAGGCCGCGAGCATCGTCTCCTCCTGGTTCGGCTCCCGCTCCGGCTGGCGCGGCCAGCGCTTCCCGGTGCTTTATAACGCGCTTCCGACGCGCCACGCGGTCGTGTTCGCCACTAACGATAAACGCCCCGATTTCCTGCGCGATCTGCCGCCGGCCAAAGGCCCGATGGTCCGCATGATGAGCCACCCGCAAACTCCGTGGGTGAAGCTGCTGGTGATTGAAGGACGCGATGACCACGATTTACTCCAGGCCGCCAGAGGCATTGCGCAGGGCAGTCTGCTGTTCCGCGGCGACAGCGTCGAAGTGGGCGAGGTGAAACCGCTGCTGGCGCGCCAGCCTTACGATGCGCCGAACTGGGTGCGCACCGATCGCGCCGTCACGTTTGGCGAGCTGAAGAACTATGAAGAGCAGTTGCAGGCGACCGGGCTTGAGCCGAACCCGATTTCGCTGACGCTTAACCTGCCGCCGGATCTCTATCTGCTGCGCAGCAACGGCATCGACATGCGTCTGAACTACCGCTATACGTCGCCCGCCACGCGCGACAACTCGCGGATGGATATCAGCCTGAACAACCAGTTCCTGCAATCCTTCACGCTGATGCCGAAAGATGAAACCAACCGTCTGATGCTGCGTCTGCCGCTGCTACAGGGGCTGCTGGACGGCAAAACCGAAGTGACGCTGCCGACGCTGCGCCTCGGCGCGGCGAACCAGCTGCGTTTCGATTTTGAATATACCAACCCGCTGCCGGGCGGCACGCTGGATAACTGCGTAACCTTCCAGACGGTGCCGAACCGCGTGGTGGTGGGCGACGACTCCACGCTGGATTTCTCGAACTACCATCACTTTATCGCGATGCCGGATCTGCGCTCTTTCGCTAACGCCGGTTTCCCGTTCAGCCGTATGGCGGATCTCTCCGATACGCTTATCGTGATGCCGAAACAGCCGAACCCGGCGCAGCTCACCACGCTGCTGGGCGCGGCGGGCACCATCGGCGCGCAAACCGGTTTCCCGGCGGTTAACCTCACCATCACCAACGATGGCGGCGACATGCAGAACAAAGACGCCGATATTCTGGTGATCGGTTCGCTGCCGGCCTCGCTGAAAGATGAAAAACGCATCGATATGCTGGTGAACGCCACGCAAAGCTGGGTGAAAACCCCGACGCGCGACGTGACGCTTATCGATACCGACGACCGCGACCGCCAGCCGCAGGTGCAAACGCAGGTGACTTCATCCGGGCCGATGGCCGCAGTCGTGGGCTTCCAGTCGCCGTATCACGATCAGCGCAGCGTCGTGGCGCTGCTGGCGGATAGCCCGCGCGGTTATGAACTGCTGAACAATGCGCTTAACGACAGCGGTAAACGCGCCGCGATGTATGGCTCTGTCGCGGTTATCCGGGAATCGGGCGTCAACAGCCTGCGCGTGGGCGACGTCTACTACGTCGGTCATCTGCCGTGGTTTGATCGCATCTGGTACGCGCTGGCGAACCACCCGATCCTGCTGGCGATTTTCGCGGCCATCAGCGTCGTGTTGCTGGCGTGGGTGCTGTGGCGTTTGCTGCGTATCCTGAGCCGTCGCCGTCTTGATCCGGGCAACCATGAGTAA
- the bcsC gene encoding cellulose synthase complex outer membrane protein BcsC, whose protein sequence is MHKFALSITALALGVALCGQAQAQPDIRKQLLEQVRLGESAKRDDLVRQSLYRLELMSPDDPDVIAAKMRYLLRQGDNAGAQQQFARLGKLAPQSSAYQQARITLALASPEGRQQLQQARLLGTTGHTQEALAAYQKLFNGAPPDGDLAVEYWALVAKDPAQRDEAIRQMQALNARAPGNDQLRTQLALQLFSANRQQEGFSVLEQMAKSGGGRETAADLWYQQIQGMPASDNSVAALERFLQVFSSGETADKAKGLLAEQQSKLADPAYRARMQGMARVEEGQGAKAVTELTTAVKANPNDSEALGALAQAYSQQGNRARAVPLLEQALKQDPNSPNSGRWQSLLQVNRYWLLIQQGDAALKANNLAQAQQKYQQAAAVDNTDSYAVLGLGDVAVAKKDDAAAERYYRQALRMDNTNSNAVRGLANLYRRQSPERADAFIATLSASQRRSIEDIERSLTNDRLEQQASALEAEGRFADAAALQRQRLALDPESVWITYRLASDLAAAGERREADVVMGQLAQRKAGDPEQVYAYGLYLSGSDRQRAAQSHLATLARDKWTPNILELSQRLQTNELMETANRLRDNGQEAQAIALLRQQPASDRIDLTLADWAQQRGDNAAARAQYQTVLKRSPASEEARLGLAEALIADGDNGAAREQLAALQTPAAGGEPRSPGTQRRIANAEAALGDTARAQQAFAVLAATAKTQPPSQETALVLRDAARFQRQSGQPQQALQTYRDAMVASGITPTRPADNDAFTRLTRNDASDDWLKRSVRGDAADLYRQQDLNVTLQHDYWGSSGTPGYSDLKANTTMLQVDAPLRDGRLFLRTDAVNMNPGSFNGNSYSETWGTCAETPCSGNAKQRASGVSVAAGWRNDIWDMDIGTTPIGFDVVDVVGGLSYSSDLGPIGYTLNAHRRPISSSMLAFGGQRDAPSNTGTTWGGVRATGGGASLSYDRGEAHGVWASLNADQLTGKNVADNWRVRWMSGYYYKLINENNQRLTIGLNNMVWHYEKDLSGYSLGQGGYYSPQEYVSFAVPVAWRMRTENWSWELGASGSWSHSRTQTGRRYPLSGLIPTPVINTQNPALSRYADKDALEEGSSSSGWGYTANALIERRITSNWSVGAAVDIQQAKDYTPSNFSLFIRYSQGGWQGDMDMPPQTLTPYADR, encoded by the coding sequence ATGCACAAGTTCGCGTTAAGTATTACCGCGCTGGCGCTTGGCGTCGCCCTCTGCGGGCAGGCGCAGGCGCAGCCGGATATCAGGAAGCAGTTGCTCGAACAGGTGCGGCTTGGCGAATCCGCCAAACGTGACGATCTGGTGCGCCAGTCGCTCTATCGTCTGGAGCTGATGAGCCCGGACGACCCGGACGTTATCGCCGCCAAAATGCGTTATCTGCTGCGTCAGGGCGATAACGCGGGCGCGCAGCAGCAGTTCGCGCGTTTAGGCAAGCTCGCCCCGCAATCCTCAGCCTATCAGCAGGCGCGCATTACGCTGGCGCTGGCGTCGCCGGAAGGGCGCCAGCAGCTGCAACAGGCGCGTCTGCTCGGCACGACCGGGCACACGCAGGAGGCGCTGGCGGCGTATCAGAAACTCTTTAACGGCGCGCCGCCGGATGGCGATCTGGCCGTTGAATACTGGGCGCTGGTGGCGAAAGATCCGGCGCAGCGCGACGAGGCCATTCGTCAGATGCAGGCGCTGAACGCCCGCGCGCCGGGCAATGATCAGCTACGCACGCAGCTGGCGTTACAGCTCTTTTCCGCCAACCGCCAGCAGGAGGGCTTCAGCGTGCTGGAGCAGATGGCGAAATCGGGCGGCGGACGCGAAACGGCGGCGGATCTCTGGTATCAGCAGATCCAGGGCATGCCCGCGAGCGATAACAGCGTCGCCGCGCTGGAGCGTTTCTTACAGGTGTTCAGCAGCGGCGAAACCGCCGATAAAGCCAAAGGGCTGCTCGCCGAACAGCAAAGCAAACTCGCCGATCCGGCTTATCGCGCCAGGATGCAGGGCATGGCGCGAGTGGAAGAAGGCCAGGGCGCGAAAGCCGTCACGGAACTCACCACCGCGGTAAAAGCCAACCCGAATGACAGCGAAGCGCTGGGCGCGCTCGCGCAGGCGTACTCCCAGCAGGGCAACCGCGCGCGCGCCGTGCCGCTGCTGGAGCAGGCGCTGAAACAGGATCCGAACAGCCCCAACAGCGGCCGCTGGCAGAGCCTGCTGCAGGTGAACCGCTACTGGCTGTTGATACAGCAGGGCGACGCGGCGCTGAAAGCCAACAATCTGGCGCAGGCGCAGCAGAAATATCAGCAGGCCGCGGCGGTGGATAACACCGACAGCTACGCGGTGCTTGGCCTGGGCGACGTCGCCGTGGCGAAGAAAGACGACGCGGCGGCCGAGCGTTATTACCGGCAGGCGCTGCGCATGGATAACACCAACAGCAACGCGGTGCGCGGGCTCGCCAATCTCTATCGTCGTCAGTCGCCGGAGCGGGCAGACGCCTTTATCGCCACGCTCTCCGCCAGCCAGCGCCGCAGCATTGAGGATATCGAACGCAGCCTGACGAACGACCGGCTGGAGCAGCAGGCCTCCGCACTGGAGGCTGAAGGGCGCTTCGCGGATGCCGCCGCGCTGCAGCGCCAGCGTCTGGCGCTCGACCCGGAGAGCGTCTGGATAACCTACCGGCTGGCAAGCGATCTGGCCGCTGCCGGAGAGCGCCGCGAGGCTGATGTCGTGATGGGGCAACTGGCGCAGCGTAAGGCGGGCGACCCGGAGCAGGTTTACGCTTACGGGCTTTATCTCTCCGGCAGCGATCGTCAGCGCGCCGCGCAGAGCCATCTCGCTACGCTCGCGCGCGACAAATGGACGCCGAATATTCTCGAGCTGTCGCAGCGCTTGCAGACCAATGAACTGATGGAGACGGCCAACCGTCTGCGCGACAACGGGCAGGAGGCGCAGGCCATCGCGCTGTTGCGCCAGCAGCCCGCCTCCGACCGTATCGATTTAACGCTCGCCGACTGGGCGCAGCAGCGCGGCGATAACGCCGCGGCGCGCGCGCAGTACCAGACGGTACTGAAACGCTCGCCCGCCAGCGAAGAGGCCCGGCTGGGGCTTGCGGAAGCGTTAATCGCCGACGGCGATAACGGGGCGGCGCGCGAGCAGCTCGCGGCGCTGCAGACGCCTGCCGCGGGCGGCGAACCCCGCTCGCCGGGCACGCAGCGGCGCATCGCCAATGCCGAAGCGGCGCTTGGCGACACGGCGCGCGCGCAGCAGGCTTTCGCAGTGCTGGCCGCTACCGCGAAAACGCAGCCGCCATCGCAGGAAACCGCGCTGGTGCTGCGCGACGCGGCGCGCTTTCAGCGCCAGAGCGGGCAGCCGCAGCAGGCCTTGCAGACCTATCGCGACGCGATGGTCGCCTCCGGCATCACGCCGACGCGGCCCGCTGATAACGACGCCTTTACGCGTCTGACCCGCAACGACGCCAGCGATGACTGGCTCAAGCGCAGCGTGCGCGGCGATGCGGCGGATCTCTATCGCCAGCAGGATTTAAACGTCACGCTCCAGCACGACTACTGGGGCTCCAGCGGTACGCCGGGATATTCGGATCTGAAAGCGAACACCACGATGTTGCAGGTGGACGCGCCGCTGCGCGACGGGCGACTGTTCCTGCGTACCGATGCGGTGAATATGAATCCGGGCAGTTTTAACGGCAACAGCTACAGCGAGACCTGGGGCACCTGCGCCGAAACGCCCTGCTCCGGCAACGCGAAACAGCGCGCCTCCGGCGTGAGCGTGGCGGCGGGCTGGCGCAACGACATCTGGGATATGGATATCGGCACTACGCCGATAGGCTTTGATGTCGTCGACGTGGTGGGCGGCTTAAGCTACAGCAGCGATCTGGGACCGATTGGCTATACGCTTAACGCGCACCGCCGCCCGATTTCGAGCTCCATGCTGGCTTTTGGCGGGCAGCGCGACGCGCCTTCTAATACTGGCACGACGTGGGGCGGTGTGCGCGCCACTGGCGGCGGGGCGAGTCTCAGCTACGATCGCGGCGAGGCGCATGGCGTCTGGGCGAGCCTCAACGCCGATCAGCTCACCGGTAAAAACGTCGCCGATAACTGGCGGGTACGCTGGATGAGCGGCTATTACTACAAGCTGATTAATGAAAATAATCAGCGCCTCACCATTGGGCTCAACAATATGGTGTGGCACTATGAGAAAGATTTGAGCGGTTATTCTTTAGGCCAGGGCGGCTACTACAGCCCGCAGGAGTACGTCTCTTTCGCGGTGCCGGTCGCCTGGCGGATGAGAACGGAAAACTGGTCATGGGAGCTTGGCGCATCGGGATCGTGGTCGCACTCCCGCACGCAGACCGGGCGCCGTTATCCGCTGTCGGGGCTTATCCCGACGCCCGTGATTAACACGCAAAACCCGGCGTTAAGCCGTTACGCCGATAAGGACGCGCTGGAAGAGGGCAGCAGCAGCAGCGGCTGGGGTTATACGGCCAACGCGCTGATTGAAAGACGCATTACCTCGAACTGGTCGGTAGGCGCCGCAGTCGATATTCAGCAGGCGAAGGATTACACGCCAAGCAATTTCTCGCTGTTTATCCGCTACTCGCAGGGCGGCTGGCAGGGCGATATGGATATGCCGCCGCAGACGCTCACGCCATACGCCGACCGGTAA
- the bcsZ gene encoding cellulose synthase complex periplasmic endoglucanase BcsZ: MKNLCRWLTAGLLLATASAHAACSWPDWDRFKGGYISEEGRVIDPSDPRKITTSEGQSYALFFALAANDREAFDKILLWTENNLAEGSLKNTLPAWLWGMKGQDEWTVLDTNSASDADLWIAWSLLEAGRLWKEPRYSDTGKALLDRIGKEEVVNVPTLGDMLLPGKVSFAEPTLWRFNPSYMPPQLARYFTRYGKPWTVIRDTNLRLLLETAPEGFSPDWVSFDAKKGWVMKPAAPQKPLIGSYDAIRVYLWVGMMNPADEQQAPLLKKLSPMETVTTKAGVPPEKVRIIDGKTQGNGPVGFSAALLPFLQNRDIQALQRQRVADNYPQQDAYFSYVLTLFGQGWDEHRFRFTVDGELQPAWGESCTSSR; the protein is encoded by the coding sequence ATGAAAAATCTGTGCAGATGGCTTACGGCAGGGCTGCTGCTGGCGACAGCGTCAGCCCACGCCGCCTGTAGCTGGCCCGACTGGGACCGTTTTAAAGGCGGCTATATCAGCGAAGAAGGGCGCGTGATTGACCCGAGCGATCCGCGCAAAATTACGACGTCAGAAGGGCAGAGCTACGCGCTGTTCTTCGCCCTCGCGGCCAATGACCGCGAGGCGTTCGACAAAATTCTGCTGTGGACCGAAAACAACCTCGCCGAAGGCTCGCTGAAAAACACGCTGCCCGCCTGGCTGTGGGGGATGAAAGGGCAGGATGAGTGGACGGTGCTCGACACCAACTCCGCCTCGGACGCCGATCTGTGGATAGCCTGGAGCCTGCTGGAGGCCGGGCGTTTATGGAAAGAGCCGCGCTACAGCGACACCGGCAAGGCGCTGCTGGACCGCATCGGCAAAGAAGAAGTGGTGAATGTGCCGACGCTTGGCGACATGCTGCTGCCGGGCAAAGTCAGCTTCGCCGAGCCGACGCTCTGGCGTTTTAACCCGAGCTATATGCCGCCGCAGCTGGCGCGCTATTTCACCCGTTACGGCAAGCCCTGGACGGTCATCCGCGATACCAACCTGCGTCTGCTGCTGGAAACCGCGCCGGAAGGGTTTTCGCCGGACTGGGTCAGCTTTGACGCGAAGAAAGGCTGGGTGATGAAGCCTGCGGCGCCGCAAAAGCCGCTTATCGGCAGCTACGACGCGATCCGCGTTTATCTGTGGGTCGGCATGATGAACCCGGCGGATGAACAGCAGGCGCCGCTGCTCAAAAAACTCAGCCCGATGGAAACCGTCACCACCAAAGCGGGCGTGCCGCCGGAAAAAGTGCGCATTATCGACGGCAAAACCCAGGGCAACGGGCCGGTAGGCTTCTCCGCCGCGCTGCTGCCCTTCCTGCAAAACCGCGATATCCAGGCGCTGCAACGCCAGCGGGTGGCGGATAACTATCCGCAGCAGGACGCCTACTTTAGCTATGTATTAACCCTGTTTGGCCAGGGATGGGATGAACACCGTTTTCGCTTCACCGTCGACGGTGAGCTGCAACCCGCCTGGGGAGAGTCATGCACAAGTTCGCGTTAA